Proteins from a genomic interval of Sphingobacterium lactis:
- the yihA gene encoding ribosome biogenesis GTP-binding protein YihA/YsxC: MIIQKAEFVTSNTDVSKLPVADKPEYAFIGRSNVGKSSLINAITRKKGLAKTSQKPGKTQLINHFLINEHWYLVDLPGYGFAQTSKKNRAIWEKFIREYLVNRVNLQCVFVLIDSRLEPQKIDLDFCYWLGEKGIPFLLLFTKADKQSIVKGDQNVAKFRKALKTWFEEVPAHILTSSETKLGCEQVLSTIDDINANFISPIE; this comes from the coding sequence ATGATTATTCAAAAAGCTGAATTTGTTACGAGTAATACGGATGTTTCCAAGCTTCCGGTTGCCGATAAACCGGAATACGCATTTATTGGACGCTCCAATGTGGGCAAATCATCGCTGATCAATGCGATTACCCGGAAGAAGGGTTTGGCTAAGACCTCGCAGAAACCGGGGAAGACGCAGCTGATCAACCATTTCTTGATCAATGAGCACTGGTACCTGGTGGATTTGCCGGGTTACGGGTTTGCGCAGACCTCCAAGAAGAACCGTGCCATCTGGGAGAAGTTCATCCGTGAATACCTCGTGAACCGGGTAAATTTACAATGTGTCTTCGTCCTGATTGACTCCCGTTTGGAGCCGCAGAAGATCGATCTTGATTTCTGTTATTGGTTGGGGGAGAAGGGGATACCGTTCCTGTTGCTGTTCACCAAGGCGGACAAGCAATCCATTGTGAAAGGAGACCAGAACGTAGCGAAGTTCCGCAAAGCCCTGAAAACATGGTTTGAGGAAGTTCCTGCACATATCCTGACCTCCTCGGAAACAAAATTAGGCTGTGAGCAGGTGTTGAGCACCATTGATGATATTAATGCTAACTTCATTTCGCCGATAGAATAA
- the mazG gene encoding nucleoside triphosphate pyrophosphohydrolase: protein MPHPAPEPQFTPATAFERLLEVLYTLRVECPWDKKQTMESLRHLTIEEMYELADAILEEDHQEIKKELGDILMHLVFYARIAEEQDKFTIVDVLNGICDKLISRHPHIYGDVEAADDEQVKQNWEALKLKEGNKSVLSGVPKGLPALVKAYRIQDKVRGVGFDWEDKAEVWKKVEEELAEFKAEFDIQDSKKINTENAEQEFGDLLFSLINYARHLGINPENALERTNKKFIKRFTYIEERAAENQQQLKDMTLEEMDVYWNEAKKLK from the coding sequence ATGCCACATCCAGCGCCAGAACCACAATTTACCCCGGCCACAGCCTTCGAAAGACTACTAGAAGTTTTATATACCTTACGGGTCGAATGTCCTTGGGATAAGAAACAAACCATGGAATCCCTTCGGCACCTGACCATTGAGGAAATGTACGAACTGGCGGATGCAATCCTCGAAGAGGATCACCAGGAAATCAAGAAAGAGTTGGGCGATATATTGATGCACCTGGTCTTCTATGCCCGGATTGCGGAAGAGCAGGATAAATTTACCATTGTGGATGTGTTGAATGGGATCTGTGATAAATTGATCTCCCGCCACCCCCACATCTATGGCGACGTGGAAGCCGCGGATGACGAGCAGGTGAAGCAGAACTGGGAAGCCCTGAAATTGAAGGAAGGCAATAAATCTGTTCTATCTGGAGTGCCAAAGGGATTGCCGGCATTGGTAAAGGCGTACCGGATCCAAGATAAGGTCCGTGGAGTCGGTTTCGACTGGGAGGACAAGGCCGAAGTCTGGAAGAAGGTCGAAGAGGAACTGGCGGAATTCAAAGCTGAATTTGATATCCAGGATTCCAAGAAAATAAATACCGAAAATGCCGAACAGGAGTTTGGGGATTTGCTGTTTTCCCTGATCAATTACGCCCGCCATTTGGGCATTAACCCCGAAAACGCATTGGAAAGGACCAATAAGAAATTCATTAAACGCTTCACCTATATCGAGGAACGTGCTGCCGAAAATCAACAGCAATTGAAGGATATGACCCTGGAGGAAATGGATGTGTATTGGAATGAGGCAAAGAAATTAAAATAG
- a CDS encoding OmpA/MotB family protein: protein MIKRISVPLLLMSGLLITSCGVSKKTHQALQTQYTDLSEKYRQSELDLTESRARVKSLEDQLEQERKNNAGLREALARLQGTLDNSINQNTQGNVNISKLVDEINASNKYIQHLVNTKQKSDSLNMVLTNNLTRSLSREEMKDVDVQVLKGVVYISLSDNMLYKSGSYEISDRAGETLSKIAKIIQDYKDYEVLIEGNTDTDPISKSNIRNNWDLSTLRASSVVQALQNQYGVDPKRLTAGGRGEYNPIADNSTAEGKARNRRTQIIITPKLDQFMELIDKAPETAETPADTTAF from the coding sequence ATGATTAAACGAATAAGCGTACCATTACTGTTGATGTCGGGATTATTGATTACCTCCTGTGGGGTGAGCAAGAAAACCCATCAGGCATTGCAGACGCAATACACAGACTTAAGTGAAAAATACAGACAGAGTGAGTTGGATCTAACCGAGAGCCGTGCTCGCGTAAAAAGTCTGGAAGATCAGTTGGAACAGGAACGTAAGAACAATGCAGGCCTTCGGGAGGCATTGGCCAGGTTACAGGGTACATTGGATAACAGTATCAACCAGAATACCCAAGGAAATGTTAATATCTCCAAATTGGTGGATGAGATCAATGCTTCCAATAAATATATCCAACATTTAGTGAACACCAAGCAGAAGAGCGACTCGCTTAACATGGTGCTGACGAACAACCTAACGCGCTCACTTAGCCGCGAAGAAATGAAAGATGTGGATGTGCAAGTATTGAAAGGGGTGGTTTATATCTCCCTATCAGATAATATGTTGTACAAATCCGGAAGTTACGAGATCTCGGATCGTGCAGGCGAAACACTGTCCAAGATTGCGAAGATTATCCAGGATTACAAAGATTACGAAGTGTTGATCGAAGGTAATACCGATACGGATCCGATTTCGAAATCAAATATCCGGAACAACTGGGATTTGAGTACCTTGCGTGCTTCATCCGTGGTGCAGGCTTTACAGAATCAATATGGGGTTGATCCGAAGCGCCTGACAGCAGGTGGTCGCGGTGAATACAACCCGATTGCAGACAACAGTACTGCCGAAGGTAAAGCGCGGAACCGGAGAACACAGATCATCATTACGCCGAAATTGGATCAATTCATGGAGTTGATCGATAAGGCACCGGAAACTGCTGAAACACCAGCAGATACAACCGCATTCTAA
- a CDS encoding riboflavin synthase, which produces MFTGIIETLGVVKRIEPEQSNLHFYIESKISPALKIDQSVSHNGVCLTVVGVSGNEHQVTAIRETLEKSNLDSLKEGDVVNLERCVLMDGRLDGHIVQGHVDQTAVCTAVEPQDGSVLFTFEYDAELHNVTVEKGSITVNGISLTVVNSERNSFSVAIIPFTLEHTNMKDIEIGKTVNLEFDIIGKYVSKLLSLRD; this is translated from the coding sequence ATGTTTACAGGAATCATAGAGACATTAGGCGTTGTCAAGCGCATTGAACCCGAACAATCCAACCTTCACTTCTATATTGAATCAAAAATCTCCCCTGCCCTTAAAATTGACCAGAGTGTTTCGCACAACGGTGTATGTTTAACGGTGGTCGGTGTATCTGGCAATGAACACCAGGTCACTGCCATCAGGGAAACCTTGGAGAAATCAAATTTGGATTCCTTAAAAGAAGGTGATGTTGTCAATCTGGAGCGTTGCGTGCTTATGGATGGTCGTCTGGATGGACATATCGTTCAAGGTCATGTGGATCAAACGGCTGTCTGTACAGCTGTCGAACCTCAGGATGGCTCGGTCCTATTTACGTTTGAATATGATGCAGAACTGCATAACGTTACGGTAGAGAAAGGTTCCATAACGGTCAATGGCATCAGCTTAACCGTGGTCAATTCCGAACGGAACAGTTTCTCGGTGGCCATTATTCCTTTTACGCTTGAACATACGAACATGAAGGACATTGAAATCGGAAAGACGGTCAATCTGGAGTTCGATATCATTGGCAAATATGTCAGCAAATTACTCTCCTTAAGAGATTAA
- a CDS encoding HAD family hydrolase codes for MNTLAVIFDMDGVIAHTNPYHAKAFEAFFDKYKIPYSEEEFEKHMYGKHNSYIFTHFFKRPIRGKELLNLEMEKEGLFREIYGAEVKPIPYLPNFLEDLHVNDVQLGVATSAPRANMDLILDALDIRKFFKSTLGSENVELHKPHPEVYEKSAANLGIDPANCFVFEDSFSGVTAGLNANMNVIGVLSTHKKEELPVCLDYIENYKDMNFARLREIYREHVG; via the coding sequence TTGAATACGTTAGCCGTTATTTTCGATATGGATGGTGTGATTGCACACACCAACCCCTACCACGCCAAGGCATTTGAAGCCTTTTTCGACAAGTACAAAATTCCCTATTCAGAGGAGGAATTTGAGAAACACATGTATGGAAAGCACAACAGCTATATCTTCACGCATTTTTTCAAACGTCCCATCCGTGGGAAGGAATTACTGAACCTGGAGATGGAAAAAGAAGGCCTGTTCCGCGAGATTTACGGAGCGGAAGTCAAGCCGATCCCCTACTTACCCAATTTCTTGGAAGACCTGCATGTAAACGATGTGCAGTTGGGCGTTGCCACTTCAGCGCCACGCGCCAATATGGACCTGATCCTGGACGCGCTGGACATTCGTAAGTTCTTCAAATCCACTTTGGGCAGTGAAAATGTGGAATTGCACAAACCCCACCCCGAAGTGTACGAGAAATCAGCGGCCAACCTGGGCATTGATCCTGCAAATTGCTTTGTCTTCGAAGATTCCTTCTCAGGAGTTACTGCCGGTCTGAATGCCAACATGAACGTCATTGGCGTACTAAGTACCCATAAAAAAGAAGAACTCCCGGTATGTCTGGATTATATTGAAAATTATAAAGACATGAACTTTGCCCGATTGCGGGAAATTTACCGCGAGCATGTGGGATAG
- a CDS encoding ABC transporter ATP-binding protein, which translates to MLEIRNIVKQYAKHRALDDVSITVPQGKIYGLLGPNGAGKTSLIRIINQITAPDSGQIYFDGTPLNPSHIGRIGYLPEERGLYKKMQIGEQMIYLAQLKGLSKQEAKNKIKFWFEKLQIESWWDKKVEDLSKGMQQKVQFVATVLHEPDLIILDEPFSGFDPVNAQVIQDEILELNKKGATIIYSTHRMESVEALCDNIALINKSKLVLEGSVKEIKETYRNQTYSIEYEGQDIGINDELWEVLGQSVNDHKKITIKLQPEKTLNDVLIYLIPLVEIKQIFEIIPSMNSIFIEKVTDRNNPTYLNHE; encoded by the coding sequence ATGCTAGAGATACGCAACATTGTTAAACAATATGCCAAACATAGGGCGCTTGATGACGTTTCCATCACGGTTCCCCAAGGAAAGATCTACGGACTTCTGGGGCCCAATGGTGCCGGAAAGACTTCCCTGATCCGGATTATCAACCAGATTACGGCTCCCGATTCCGGGCAGATTTATTTTGATGGTACTCCGCTCAACCCTTCCCACATCGGCCGCATCGGCTACCTGCCGGAAGAACGCGGCCTGTACAAGAAGATGCAGATCGGTGAGCAGATGATCTATCTTGCCCAACTGAAAGGCCTTTCCAAACAGGAAGCAAAAAATAAGATCAAATTTTGGTTCGAAAAACTGCAGATCGAATCCTGGTGGGACAAGAAAGTGGAAGACCTCAGTAAGGGGATGCAACAAAAAGTACAGTTTGTGGCAACCGTCCTCCATGAACCCGACTTGATCATTCTGGACGAGCCATTTTCCGGTTTTGATCCAGTAAACGCCCAGGTCATCCAAGATGAAATCCTGGAACTGAACAAAAAGGGTGCAACCATCATCTACTCCACCCACCGCATGGAATCTGTGGAAGCCTTGTGTGACAATATCGCGCTGATCAACAAATCCAAACTTGTCCTCGAGGGTTCTGTTAAGGAGATCAAGGAAACCTATCGAAACCAGACCTATTCCATTGAATATGAAGGCCAGGACATTGGCATCAACGATGAACTTTGGGAGGTCCTTGGCCAAAGTGTCAATGATCACAAGAAGATCACCATTAAACTGCAACCGGAGAAAACGCTGAACGATGTTCTGATCTACCTGATTCCCTTAGTGGAAATCAAACAGATCTTTGAAATCATTCCATCCATGAACAGCATTTTCATCGAAAAAGTAACAGACAGAAATAACCCTACATATTTAAACCATGAATAA
- the nhaA gene encoding Na+/H+ antiporter NhaA — MANRINLTVFKKFFSSNTGGGLLLFLCVIISLLIANSGLAESFNSFLQTKLGFENDTVHLNYSIKQWIDDGLMAIFFLLVGLEIKRELVEGELSSPKNAILPILAAVGGAIVPALIYVFFNHDQPTHHGWGIPMATDIAFALAIISLLDKRVPTSLKVFLAALAIVDDLLAILVIAIFYSTELHYTYLMYAGAILALLIAFNRFGVKSVWAYVIPGLFIWYFIHHSGIHATIAGVLVAMTLPTTPDEKESTLEKLEHALANPVNFIIIPLFALVNTNITIHQEMIGGLTTPLGLGIILGLFFGKTIGIFITTWLCVKSKIANLPEHANWKHMAGVGMLGGIGFTMSIFISMLSFKDPLFIEEAKFAVLIGSLIAGSCGYFYLAALSKNKKGA, encoded by the coding sequence ATGGCTAACAGAATTAATCTTACGGTATTCAAAAAGTTCTTTTCTTCGAATACAGGTGGCGGATTACTTTTATTCCTTTGCGTTATCATTTCCCTTCTGATCGCAAATTCCGGACTGGCGGAATCATTCAATTCATTTTTACAAACGAAACTCGGATTCGAGAATGACACCGTTCATCTGAACTACAGCATTAAACAATGGATAGATGATGGCTTAATGGCCATTTTCTTTTTATTGGTCGGTTTGGAGATCAAGCGTGAGCTTGTCGAAGGGGAACTATCCTCACCAAAGAATGCCATTCTGCCGATCCTTGCCGCCGTTGGTGGGGCAATCGTCCCAGCCTTAATCTATGTTTTCTTTAACCATGACCAACCCACTCACCACGGTTGGGGGATTCCAATGGCTACAGATATTGCCTTTGCCCTGGCCATTATTTCCCTTTTGGACAAACGTGTCCCGACCAGCTTGAAGGTGTTCCTTGCCGCATTGGCTATCGTGGACGACCTGCTGGCCATTCTGGTGATCGCTATTTTCTACTCCACAGAGCTGCATTACACCTACCTGATGTATGCCGGAGCCATACTTGCCCTTTTGATTGCCTTCAACAGGTTCGGTGTCAAATCCGTTTGGGCGTATGTCATTCCCGGTCTATTTATTTGGTACTTTATCCATCACTCGGGCATCCATGCAACGATCGCAGGTGTCCTGGTTGCCATGACCCTGCCGACCACGCCAGATGAAAAGGAATCTACACTCGAAAAATTGGAACATGCATTGGCCAATCCCGTCAACTTCATCATCATTCCCCTATTCGCTTTGGTCAATACCAACATCACCATTCACCAAGAAATGATCGGTGGCTTGACTACACCTCTTGGCCTGGGGATTATCCTTGGTTTGTTCTTCGGAAAGACCATCGGGATTTTCATTACCACCTGGCTCTGTGTCAAATCCAAGATTGCCAACCTTCCTGAACATGCCAACTGGAAACACATGGCGGGTGTCGGTATGCTCGGCGGTATTGGGTTCACCATGTCGATCTTTATATCCATGCTTTCTTTTAAGGATCCACTTTTTATTGAAGAGGCAAAATTTGCCGTACTGATCGGGTCATTGATTGCCGGTTCCTGTGGTTACTTCTACCTAGCAGCATTAAGCAAGAACAAAAAAGGCGCATAA
- a CDS encoding ABC transporter permease, translating into MNKILLIIQREYLSRVKKKSFLLTTFLVPLFFIAMYIGIFLLSKKSFEDANALVYVVDNTNEISTLLENTEGLKFSNSTMELNEQIQEIKGEKKNTNILLIPKDFYTSHKIEFLSSGKPNITTQSEIENQLEEILLNHQYKELNIDPQTIRNIDNTVRVDAKEITESGEAKSSDTRIAMGIAMALSILIYLSLFLYGAQVMRGIIEEKSNRIIEVIISSVKPFQLMMGKIVGIGLVGITQFLLWIILSFALAGVATSFLGDKNEFQEQMMKNNPQAPEMDSGTIMSEIGTAMESVNIPELLICFFLFFIGGYLLYSALFAAVGSAVDNETEANQFTMPITTPLLLAYVLSFGVLINDPHGQVATWLSFIPLTSPIAMLVRVPFGVPIWQIALSFGLLVLGFVFTTWVAARIYRVGILMYGKKASFKELIKWFNYKN; encoded by the coding sequence ATGAATAAAATTTTATTGATCATCCAAAGGGAATACCTGAGTAGGGTAAAAAAGAAATCCTTTCTATTGACCACCTTCTTGGTGCCCTTATTTTTCATTGCGATGTATATCGGTATTTTCCTGCTCTCAAAAAAGAGCTTTGAGGATGCCAACGCGCTGGTTTATGTGGTTGACAACACCAATGAAATAAGCACCTTGCTGGAAAATACGGAAGGCCTGAAGTTTTCGAATTCCACGATGGAGTTGAACGAACAGATCCAGGAAATCAAGGGAGAAAAGAAAAACACCAACATCCTATTGATTCCGAAAGACTTCTACACCAGCCATAAGATCGAATTTCTTTCTTCAGGAAAACCCAATATCACCACACAGAGTGAAATTGAGAATCAATTGGAAGAGATCCTGTTGAACCACCAATACAAGGAACTGAATATAGACCCGCAGACGATCCGAAACATCGACAACACGGTACGTGTCGACGCGAAGGAAATTACGGAATCTGGTGAAGCGAAAAGCAGTGATACGCGTATAGCGATGGGCATTGCCATGGCGCTCTCCATTTTGATTTACCTATCCCTATTCTTATATGGTGCCCAGGTAATGCGCGGCATCATTGAAGAAAAGTCCAACCGCATTATCGAGGTTATTATTTCCTCGGTCAAGCCTTTTCAATTGATGATGGGCAAGATCGTCGGCATCGGATTGGTCGGTATTACACAATTCCTCTTATGGATCATTCTCAGCTTTGCCCTAGCAGGTGTGGCCACCAGTTTTCTTGGCGACAAGAATGAATTCCAGGAGCAGATGATGAAGAACAACCCACAGGCGCCAGAAATGGATTCGGGAACCATTATGTCCGAGATCGGTACAGCCATGGAATCGGTCAATATCCCGGAATTGCTGATCTGCTTCTTCCTGTTCTTTATCGGGGGTTACCTGTTGTACAGTGCCCTGTTCGCAGCCGTTGGTTCTGCCGTTGATAATGAAACCGAAGCAAACCAATTTACCATGCCGATCACCACACCTTTATTATTGGCGTATGTCCTCTCATTCGGGGTATTGATCAATGATCCACATGGTCAGGTCGCAACCTGGTTAAGCTTCATTCCCCTAACGTCGCCGATTGCCATGTTGGTACGGGTTCCATTTGGGGTACCCATCTGGCAGATCGCCCTCTCCTTCGGGCTCCTGGTACTCGGATTTGTGTTCACCACCTGGGTTGCCGCCAGAATCTATCGCGTTGGTATCCTGATGTACGGAAAGAAAGCGAGTTTCAAGGAACTTATCAAATGGTTCAATTACAAGAATTAA
- a CDS encoding hydrogen peroxide-inducible genes activator codes for MTLVQLEYIIAVDTYRSFVAAAEKCFVTQPTLSMQIQKLEESLGVKIFDRSRQPVVPTEIGEKIIEQARTVLTESKKITEILQAEKGELTGELRVGVIPTVAPYLLPLVISSFMKKYDKLKLQIWEYTTEQIVQELKLGTLDCGILSTPLHDSAIQETPLFYETFVAYVSEKSHAFEKKMLSTDDIADEKLWLLNEGHCMRGQVLNICNYKHNHSKEGTFDYNTGSVETLKRMVELNGGLTILPELSIAAYDEDQLAHVRYFKGPEPVREISLVTPQNFVKKQAINMLKNEILQIVPEKFKSKKKKEVMGFSL; via the coding sequence ATGACCTTAGTACAATTGGAATACATAATAGCCGTTGATACCTACCGTAGCTTTGTAGCCGCAGCTGAGAAATGTTTCGTCACGCAACCGACGCTGAGCATGCAGATCCAGAAATTGGAAGAGTCATTGGGCGTTAAGATTTTTGATCGAAGCCGGCAACCGGTCGTTCCGACGGAAATCGGGGAAAAGATCATCGAGCAAGCGCGGACAGTTTTAACGGAAAGCAAGAAGATTACCGAGATTCTGCAGGCCGAGAAAGGGGAGTTGACGGGGGAACTTCGGGTAGGCGTTATTCCTACGGTAGCACCGTACCTATTGCCACTGGTCATTTCTTCGTTTATGAAGAAATATGATAAATTGAAACTGCAGATCTGGGAATACACCACGGAGCAGATTGTACAGGAATTGAAATTGGGCACCTTGGATTGCGGGATACTATCCACGCCATTGCACGATTCGGCCATTCAGGAGACCCCGCTATTCTACGAGACATTCGTGGCCTATGTTTCCGAAAAAAGCCATGCCTTCGAAAAGAAAATGTTGAGTACGGACGATATAGCCGATGAGAAACTTTGGTTATTGAATGAAGGTCACTGTATGCGTGGGCAGGTATTGAATATCTGCAACTACAAGCACAACCATTCCAAGGAGGGGACTTTTGACTACAATACGGGCAGTGTGGAAACATTGAAGCGGATGGTGGAATTGAACGGCGGGTTGACGATCTTGCCAGAATTGAGCATTGCGGCTTATGATGAAGATCAATTGGCCCATGTCCGTTATTTCAAGGGACCTGAACCGGTGCGCGAGATCAGTCTGGTGACACCGCAGAACTTCGTCAAGAAGCAAGCGATCAATATGCTTAAGAATGAAATCCTACAGATCGTACCGGAAAAGTTCAAGAGCAAAAAGAAAAAAGAAGTAATGGGTTTTTCACTGTAG
- a CDS encoding sulfite exporter TauE/SafE family protein has product MWDSALQLLHSPWAWALYFFCAMLIGISKTGIQNVGTFAVPLFALLFGAKYSTGIVLILLCMADLLAVIYYRKQFIWSEIKAMLPSAFLGLFIGLFVGEYIDDQTFKITMGACILVSVLLMVWGTNKAKNQGEGRDFTDNWWYAPMFGLLVGFSTMIGNAAGPALTIFLLTRKMDKYTLVATGAWFIMILNFTKIPLQLFVWQNLSWEGFMLNLMAIPFIVLGGFIGIRLVKIIPEKEFRIIILTLVLASSLMLIFG; this is encoded by the coding sequence ATGTGGGATAGCGCGCTGCAACTCCTTCATTCTCCCTGGGCGTGGGCCTTGTACTTCTTCTGCGCGATGCTGATCGGCATCTCCAAAACGGGGATCCAGAACGTCGGTACTTTTGCTGTTCCGCTCTTTGCACTACTGTTTGGCGCCAAATATTCGACGGGCATAGTGTTGATCCTACTGTGCATGGCGGACCTGCTGGCGGTCATCTATTACCGCAAGCAATTTATATGGTCCGAAATCAAAGCCATGTTGCCATCTGCCTTTCTTGGTCTATTCATTGGTTTATTTGTCGGGGAATACATCGATGATCAGACGTTCAAGATCACGATGGGCGCCTGTATCCTCGTCTCAGTCCTGTTAATGGTCTGGGGAACGAATAAAGCCAAAAATCAGGGCGAAGGAAGAGATTTCACCGATAATTGGTGGTATGCTCCCATGTTCGGTTTACTTGTCGGATTCTCGACGATGATCGGCAATGCTGCAGGACCGGCCTTAACCATTTTCCTGCTGACAAGGAAAATGGATAAATATACCCTGGTTGCTACGGGCGCCTGGTTTATCATGATCCTTAACTTCACCAAGATCCCTCTGCAACTGTTCGTGTGGCAGAATCTGAGTTGGGAAGGCTTTATGCTGAACCTGATGGCAATTCCTTTTATTGTGCTGGGCGGATTCATCGGCATCCGTTTGGTGAAGATTATCCCAGAAAAAGAATTCAGGATCATCATCCTCACCTTGGTCCTGGCATCCTCCCTCATGTTGATATTTGGTTAA
- a CDS encoding serine hydrolase domain-containing protein: protein MKYLVKFLKWLGIALVAIIVLTVAALYIFKADYLLKGVYVTYLQGHKTAYLDDYRFFDNHTIQTGTPQPWAKAKDYNSVKITPELKAIHEQWKSVAYVIIHRDSVWFEEYYGGYTDSSRSNSFSMAKSMVAAILGRSIQDGKVKNIQQKIKDFVPEITGPYADSLTFENLVSMSSGMKWSEDYYDPFSITTRLYFDKDIVGALSVMPIDKQPGQQFIYKSGDTQLLGIALQRATGKSLSELLSDYFWKPMGAEHTALWQVDSEKKGIEKAYCCVASNAKDFARFGKLYLQHGQWNGQSLIDSAYVQKSITNFFPDSPQYGYGWWIGKYAEKDYFYMDGHLGQYVIVIPQDDLIIVRLGHGIDGKPRTDPSSSFNKFIDQAYIMLGDRIEK from the coding sequence ATGAAATATCTTGTCAAATTCCTAAAATGGCTGGGCATAGCCTTGGTTGCCATCATCGTTTTAACCGTCGCTGCATTATACATCTTCAAAGCAGATTATCTCCTCAAGGGAGTTTATGTAACGTATCTACAAGGCCATAAAACAGCCTATCTCGATGATTATAGGTTTTTTGACAATCATACCATTCAGACCGGCACCCCACAGCCATGGGCCAAAGCAAAGGATTACAATAGCGTAAAAATCACCCCGGAATTGAAAGCGATCCATGAGCAATGGAAATCCGTAGCGTATGTGATCATCCACCGGGACAGTGTGTGGTTTGAGGAATATTACGGTGGCTACACCGACTCGTCCAGGTCCAATTCCTTCTCCATGGCCAAAAGTATGGTCGCCGCCATCTTGGGCCGCAGCATACAGGATGGAAAAGTGAAGAACATCCAACAGAAGATTAAGGATTTCGTTCCGGAGATTACCGGTCCGTATGCGGACTCCCTAACCTTTGAAAATTTGGTCAGCATGAGCTCCGGCATGAAATGGAGCGAAGACTATTATGATCCATTTTCCATTACCACACGTTTATATTTTGACAAGGATATCGTCGGTGCACTTTCGGTGATGCCAATCGATAAGCAACCCGGACAACAATTCATTTACAAGAGTGGCGATACCCAATTGCTGGGCATCGCCTTGCAACGCGCAACAGGCAAAAGCCTTTCCGAGCTGCTGAGTGATTATTTCTGGAAACCCATGGGTGCCGAACATACCGCCCTATGGCAGGTTGATTCCGAAAAGAAGGGTATCGAAAAAGCTTACTGTTGTGTAGCAAGTAATGCGAAGGACTTTGCCCGATTCGGCAAACTTTACCTGCAACATGGCCAATGGAATGGGCAGTCGTTAATCGATTCTGCCTATGTACAAAAATCGATCACCAATTTCTTTCCGGACTCACCGCAGTATGGATACGGTTGGTGGATCGGTAAGTACGCCGAGAAGGACTATTTCTATATGGATGGGCACCTCGGGCAATATGTTATCGTGATCCCGCAAGATGACCTGATCATCGTCCGACTGGGCCATGGTATCGACGGAAAACCACGTACAGATCCCTCCTCTTCCTTCAATAAATTCATTGACCAGGCCTACATCATGCTGGGCGATCGAATTGAAAAATAA